In the genome of Ananas comosus cultivar F153 linkage group 11, ASM154086v1, whole genome shotgun sequence, one region contains:
- the LOC109717274 gene encoding hexokinase-1-like isoform X2 encodes MGKVAVGAAVVCAAAACAVAVLVVRRRMRTTGRRARAEEVLRVLEERCATPIGKLREVADDMTAEMVAGLQAEGASKLKMLVSYVDNLPTGDEKGLFYALDLGGTNFRVLRVQLGGKEGRVLKQEYEEVSIPPHLMVGSSNELFDFIAAALAKFVASEGEDFHLPQGRHRELGFTFSFPVKQSSIASGILIKWTKGFCIDETVGEDVVAELTKAMERQGLDMKVAALVNDTIGTLAGGRYDDSDVIAAVILGTGTNAAYVERAQAIPKLNVVPKSGEMVINMEWGNFWSPHLPMTDYDKALDFDSLNPGEQIYEKLISGMYLGEILRRVLLRMAKEASLFGDIVPSKLEIPFVLRFLSWTDKTEEVEV; translated from the exons ATGGGGAAGGTGGCGGTGGGAGCGGCGGTGGTgtgcgcggcggcggcgtgcgCGGTGGCGGTGCTCGTGGTGCGGCGGCGGATGCGGACGACGGGGCGGCGGGCGCGGGCGGAGGAGGTGCTGAGGGTGCTCGAGGAGCGGTGCGCGACGCCGATCGGGAAGCTGAGGGAGGTGGCGGACGACATGACCGCGGAGATGGTCGCCGGGCTCCAGGCCGAGGGCGCGAGCAAGCTCAAGATGCTCGTCAGCTACGTCGATAACCTCCCCACTGG GGATGAGAAAGGGCTGTTTTATGCACTGGATCTTGGAGGAACCAACTTTCGGGTTCTACGTGTCCAGCTGGGAGGAAAGGAAGGGCGTGTCCTCAAACAAGAATATGAGGAAGTTTCAATTCCACCGCATTTAATGGTTGGAAGTTCCAAT GAACTGTTCGATTTCATTGCTGCTGCGCTCGCAAAATTTGTCGCTTCTGAAGGTGAAGACTTTCACCTTCCTCAGGGCAGGCACAGAGAACTTGGTTTTACGTTCTCTTTCCCTGTGAAGCAATCTTCAATTGCATCTGGAATTCTTATTAAGTGGACAAAGGGATTCTGCATAGATGAAACG GTTGGAGAAGATGTTGTGGCTGAACTGACTAAGGCTATGGAAAGACAGGGACTTGATATGAAAGTTGCAGCACTG GTTAATGACACTATTGGTACGTTGGCTGGAGGGAGATACGATGATAGTGACGTCATTGCAGCTGTCATATTGGGCACTGGTACCAATGCTGCGTATGTAGAGCGTGCACAGGCTATTCCTAAGTTGAATGTAGTTCCTAAATCAGGAGAGATG GTAATCAACATGGAATGGGGGAATTTCTGGTCGCCTCATCTTCCGATGACAGACTATGATAAAGCATTAGATTTTGACAGTTTGAATCCTGGTGAGCAG ATATATGAGAAGTTGATTTCTGGCATGTATTTGGGAGAAATTCTTCGAAGAGTCCTATTAAGAATGGCTAAAGAAGCTTCACTTTTTGGAGATATTGTACCCTCAAAACTTGAAATTCCATTTGTACTGAG GTTTCTTTCCTGGACGGATAAGACTGAGGAAGTTGAAGTTTAG
- the LOC109717846 gene encoding uncharacterized protein LOC109717846: MDFRNKILSPSSCIGDANHFLSGSERKKCSKKELVEENDENCEHVNNSGTSARSPKKEESKMFMSKSVSSTTNTNILTERNSASDTFFEINPQLKPSLGLTDFESSRQIITPHSIGTRSLVDNSSLGSHFPSSAPYDPATNYTSPRPEFLRYNPNRKREILSFIEQEMEEELEYRFRSSSSSDTEKLNTKGSSSHSSVSCQLNLHNEEFIIADEDDSDVEDNEIEEKERYTGLAWKLFLLFGVLASSFCYISSMNSIADTYSLELGVIGRNLKNTRDWAFPRKAYIGAMLGFSNVCLHASLSEFTCRIDGNLNEGNDYERKELKGIQHVESLFRSKSNNVNEAENERDEIIKDETLGDAHSVAEGKVGETGYVNDSIAPGRSTFESGDENGDSDASYNVITDESFQAAPIEVASLNWTVDEEARPDLITLEVDETSLDD; encoded by the exons atggattttcgtAACAAAATTCTCTCCCCAAGTTCGTGCATTGGTGATGCAAATCACTTCCTCTCTG GTTCTGAAAGAAAAAAGTGTAGCAAAAAGGAACTTGTCGAAGAAAACGATGAGAACTGCGAACATGTTAACAATTCCGGAACAAGCGCACGAAGTCCAAAGAAAGAAGAATCTAAGATGTTCATGTCGAAAAGTGTATCTTCAACAACAAACACGAATATTCTGACTGAGAGAAACAGCGCTTCCGACACCTTCTTCGAGATTAACCCTCAATTAAAACCCTCACTGGGTCTCACCGATTTCGAATCCTCTCGTCAAATAATCACACCTCACTCGATAGGAACACGGTCACTGGTCGATAACAGTTCACTCGGCTCTCATTTTCCTTCTTCGGCTCCTTATGATCCTGCGACCAACTACACGTCCCCAAGGCCCGAATTCCTCCGCTACAATCCAAACAGGAAAAGGGAAATCCTTTCGTTCATAGAGCAAGAGATGGAGGAAGAACTAGAATACAGGTTCCGCTCGAGTTCTTCGTCTGATACTGAGAAGCTCAACACAAAGGGATCATCTTCACATTCATCGGTTTCTTGCCAATTAAATTTACACAACGAAGAATTTATAATTGCTGATGAAGATGATAGTGATGTTGAAGATAATGAGATTGAAGAGAAGGAAAGGTACACCGGGCTAGCATGGAAGTTGTTTCTTCTATTTGGGGTTTTAGCATCTTCATTTTGTTACATATCTTCCATGAATTCGATTGCCGATACTTATTCACTAGAATTAGGAGTAATAGGAAGAAATCTCAAGAATACAAGGGATTGGGCATTTCCCAGGAAAGCGTACATTGGGGCCATGTTGGGCTTCTCAAATGTGTGCTTACATGCAAGTCTTAGTGAATTTACGTGCCGAATTGATGGTAATCTTAATGAAGGGAATGACTATGAAAGGAAGGAATTGAAAGGAATACAACACGTAGAGAGTTTGTTCAGATCAAAGAGCAACAACGTGAATGAAGCCGAAAATGAAAGGGATGAAATTATTAAGGATGAAACACTCGGTGATGCTCACTCAGTGGCTGAAGGAAAGGTCGGGGAGACTGGTTATGTTAATGACAGCATTGCTCCAGGAAGAAGCACATTTGAATCCGGAGATGAAAACGGCGATAGTGACGCATCTTATAATGTGATAACGGACGAATCTTTTCAAGCTGCGCCAATTGAGGTAGCTTCTTTGAACTGGACAGTTGATGAAGAAGCACGACCGGATCTCATTACATTGGAAGTAGATGAAACTTCTCTGGACGATTAG
- the LOC109717274 gene encoding hexokinase-2-like isoform X1: MGKVAVGAAVVCAAAACAVAVLVVRRRMRTTGRRARAEEVLRVLEERCATPIGKLREVADDMTAEMVAGLQAEGASKLKMLVSYVDNLPTGDEKGLFYALDLGGTNFRVLRVQLGGKEGRVLKQEYEEVSIPPHLMVGSSNELFDFIAAALAKFVASEGEDFHLPQGRHRELGFTFSFPVKQSSIASGILIKWTKGFCIDETVGEDVVAELTKAMERQGLDMKVAALVNDTIGTLAGGRYDDSDVIAAVILGTGTNAAYVERAQAIPKLNVVPKSGEMVINMEWGNFWSPHLPMTDYDKALDFDSLNPGEQIYEKLISGMYLGEILRRVLLRMAKEASLFGDIVPSKLEIPFVLRTPHMSAMHHDASPDLKVVGTKLKEVLGIPNTSWKTRKLVVNVCDVIAKRGARIAAAGIYGILKKLGRDTAPTDTASKRRTVIAMDGGLYEHYAIFSKWLQSTLRELLGEEASASVVVKLANDGSGIGAALLAASHSQYLKLQES; this comes from the exons ATGGGGAAGGTGGCGGTGGGAGCGGCGGTGGTgtgcgcggcggcggcgtgcgCGGTGGCGGTGCTCGTGGTGCGGCGGCGGATGCGGACGACGGGGCGGCGGGCGCGGGCGGAGGAGGTGCTGAGGGTGCTCGAGGAGCGGTGCGCGACGCCGATCGGGAAGCTGAGGGAGGTGGCGGACGACATGACCGCGGAGATGGTCGCCGGGCTCCAGGCCGAGGGCGCGAGCAAGCTCAAGATGCTCGTCAGCTACGTCGATAACCTCCCCACTGG GGATGAGAAAGGGCTGTTTTATGCACTGGATCTTGGAGGAACCAACTTTCGGGTTCTACGTGTCCAGCTGGGAGGAAAGGAAGGGCGTGTCCTCAAACAAGAATATGAGGAAGTTTCAATTCCACCGCATTTAATGGTTGGAAGTTCCAAT GAACTGTTCGATTTCATTGCTGCTGCGCTCGCAAAATTTGTCGCTTCTGAAGGTGAAGACTTTCACCTTCCTCAGGGCAGGCACAGAGAACTTGGTTTTACGTTCTCTTTCCCTGTGAAGCAATCTTCAATTGCATCTGGAATTCTTATTAAGTGGACAAAGGGATTCTGCATAGATGAAACG GTTGGAGAAGATGTTGTGGCTGAACTGACTAAGGCTATGGAAAGACAGGGACTTGATATGAAAGTTGCAGCACTG GTTAATGACACTATTGGTACGTTGGCTGGAGGGAGATACGATGATAGTGACGTCATTGCAGCTGTCATATTGGGCACTGGTACCAATGCTGCGTATGTAGAGCGTGCACAGGCTATTCCTAAGTTGAATGTAGTTCCTAAATCAGGAGAGATG GTAATCAACATGGAATGGGGGAATTTCTGGTCGCCTCATCTTCCGATGACAGACTATGATAAAGCATTAGATTTTGACAGTTTGAATCCTGGTGAGCAG ATATATGAGAAGTTGATTTCTGGCATGTATTTGGGAGAAATTCTTCGAAGAGTCCTATTAAGAATGGCTAAAGAAGCTTCACTTTTTGGAGATATTGTACCCTCAAAACTTGAAATTCCATTTGTACTGAG GACACCTCATATGTCAGCTATGCATCATGATGCATCCCCAGATCTCAAGGTAGTCGGAACCAAACTTAAGGAAGTCTTAGGG ATCCCTAATACCTCCTGGAAGACGAGAAAACTAGTGGTCAATGTCTGTGACGTCATAGCAAAGCGCGGGGCTCGCATAGCTGCTGCTGGAATATATGGTATCCTAAAGAAGCTGGGGCGGGACACTGCACCTACCGACACAGCTAGTAAGCGGAGGACGGTAATTGCCATGGACGGTGGGCTCTACGAGCACTACGCCATTTTCAGCAAGTGGCTCCAAAGCACTCTCAGGGAACTGCTCGGagaagaagcatcagcttctGTTGTTGTCAAGCTCGCCAACGATGGCTCCGGCATTGGTGCTGCTCTCCTGGCAGCTTCTCACTCTCAATACCTCAAGCTCCAAGAATCATAa
- the LOC109717743 gene encoding probable pectinesterase 53: MAMSMYKSFIVSSSILLFLFLFGSVHGLSRTNTLRPGRNPPREPFPANATETQLVELQFMRWVRFIGGLKHSVFKRALNKAFPSYTLTVDKNPSLGDFTSIQDAIDSLPFINLLRVVIKVNPGIYAEKVSISPMRAFITIEGAGADKTVIQWGDTADTIGPRGQPIGTYNSASFAVNAPFFLAKNITFKNTTPVPAPGAMGKQAVAFRVSGDNAAFVGCKFLGAQDTLYDHIGRHYYKDCYIEGSVDFIFGNALSFFEGCHLHAIAERYGAVTAQNRMSGAEDTGFSFVNCKVTGSGALYLGRAWGNFSRVVFAYTYMDDIILPRGWYNWGDPSRETTVFYGQYKCIGPGANFAGRVSWARELTDEEAKPFISMSFIDGSEWIRF, encoded by the exons ATGGCCATGTCTATGTACAAGTCCTTCATTGTTTCATCATCaattctcctcttcctcttcctcttcggctCCGTCCACGGCCTTTCGCGCACGAACACGCTCCGACCGGGTCGAAACCCGCCGCGGGAGCCGTTTCCGGCTAATGCGACCGAGACCCAGTTGGTGGAACTGCAGTTCATGAGATGGGTCAGGTTCATTGGTGGACTCAAGCACAGTGTGTTCAAAAGAGCACTCAACAAGGCGTTCCCTTCTTACACTTTAACTGTGGACAAGAACCCTTCTTTGGGGGACTTCACCTCAATCCAAGATGCAATAGATTCACTCCCCTTTATCAATCTACTGAGGGTCGTGATCAAAGTTAATCCCGGCATTTACGC GGAGAAGGTGAGTATATCACCTATGAGAGCATTTATAACAATAGAGGGAGCAGGAGCGGATAAAACGGTGATACAATGGGGAGACACTGCGGACACAATTGGGCCCAGAGGCCAACCCATTGGAACATACAACTCCGCGTCTTTTGCTGTGAACGCCCCTTTCTTTCTCgcaaaaaatattactttcaag AACACTACCCCCGTACCGGCGCCAGGAGCAATGGGGAAGCAAGCGGTGGCGTTCAGAGTATCGGGTGATAACGCGGCCTTCGTTGGTTGTAAGTTTCTCGGTGCGCAGGACACTCTCTATGATCACATTGGGAGGCATTACTACAAGGATTGTTATATCGAAGGCTCGGTCGACTTCATCTTCGGAAATGCTCTCTCCTTTTTTGAG GGGTGTCACTTGCACGCGATCGCAGAGAGGTACGGGGCAGTGACAGCTCAGAACCGGATGAGCGGAGCGGAGGACACAGGGTTCAGCTTTGTTAACTGTAAGGTGACGGGGTCGGGGGCTCTCTACCTGGGCCGCGCCTGGGGCAACTTCTCCCGCGTCGTCTTCGCCTACACCTACATGGACGACATCATCCTCCCCCGTGGCTGGTACAACTGGGGCGACCCCAGCCGCGAAAC GACGGTGTTCTACGGTCAATACAAATGCATCGGCCCCGGAGCGAACTTTGCGGGGAGAGTATCGTGGGCGAGAGAGCTCACTGACGAGGAAGCAAAGCCCTTCATTTCCATGAGCTTCATCGACGGTTCCGAGTGGATCAGATTTTGA
- the LOC109717273 gene encoding elongation factor 2-like — protein MVKFTAEELRRIMDLKHNIRNMSVIAHVDHGKSTLTDSLVAAAGIIAQEVAGDVRMTDTRQDEAERGITIKSTGISLYYEMTDESLKSYKGERQGNEYLINLIDSPGHVDFSSEVTAALRITDGALVVVDCVEGVCVQTETVLRQALGERIRPVLTVNKMDRCFLELQVEGEEAYQTFQRVIENANVIMATYEDPLLGDVQVYPEKGTVAFSAGLHGWAFTLTNFAKMYAAKFGVDESKMMERLWGENYFDPATRKWTTKNTGSATCKRGFVQFCYEPIKQIINTCMNDQKDKLWPMLQKLGVTMKSEEKELAGKALMKRVMQTWLPASNALLEMMIFHLPSPAKAQKYRVENLYEGPLDDIYANAIRNCDPEGPLMLYVSKMIPASDKGRFFAFGRVFSGKVATGMKVRIMGPNYVPGQKKDLYVKSVQRTVIWMGKRQESVEDVPCGNTVAMVGLDQFITKNATLTNEKEVDAHPIRAMKFSVSPVVRVAVQCKVASDLPKLVEGLKRLAKSDPMVVCTIEESGEHIIAGAGELHLEICLKDLQEDFMGGAEIVVSPPVVSFRETVLERSCRTVMSKSPNKHNRLYMEARPMEEGLAEAIDEGRIGPRDDPKVRAKILSEEFQWDKELAKKIWCFGPETTGPNMVVDMCKGVQYLNEIKDSVVAGFQWASKEGALAEENMRGICFEVCDVVLHADAIHRGGGQIIPTARRVIYASQLTAKPRLLEPVYLVEIQAPEQALGGIYGVLNQKRGHVFEELQRPGTPLYNIKAYLPVIESFGFSSTLRAATSGQAFPQCVFDHWDMMSADPMDPSSQAGQIVSEIRKRKGLKEQMTPLSEFEDKL, from the exons ATGGTGAAGTTCACAGCTGAAGAGCTCCGTAGAATTATGGACTTGAAACACAACATCCGTAACATGTCCGTCATTGCGCATGTTGATCATG GCAAATCCACTCTTACTGATTCACTTGTGGCTGCTGCTGGAATCATCGCCCAGGAAGTTGCCGGCGATGTCCGGATGACAGATACTCGCCAGGATGAAGCAGAGCGTGGTATCACAATCAAATCAACTGGTATATCTCTTTACTATGAGATGACTGATGAATCATTGAAGAGCTACAAGGGCGAGAGGCAAGGAAACGAATACCTCATCAATCTGATTGATTCACCCGGGCACGTCGACTTCTCTTCTGAGGTCACAGCCGCTCTCCGAATCACTGATGGAGCGCTGGTTGTCGTGGATTGTGTTGAGGGGGTCTGCGTGCAAACTGAAACTGTGCTTAGGCAGGCATTAGGTGAGAGGATCCGTCCTGTTCTAACAGTTAACAAAATGGATCGCTGCTTCTTAGAGCTTCAGGTTGAGGGTGAGGAAGCTTACCAAACCTTTCAACGTGTGATCGAGAATGCCAATGTGATTATGGCTACTTACGAGGATCCCCTTCTTGGTGATGTCCAAGTTTATCCTGAAAAAGGAACTGTTGCGTTTTCTGCTGGGCTGCATGGCTGGGCTTTTACTCTTACAAACTTTGCCAAAATGTATGCTGCGAAATTTGGAGTTGATGAGTCAAAGATGATGGAGAGGCTCTGGGGTGAGAATTATTTCGATCCTGCGACTAGGAAGTGGACCACAAAGAACACAGGCTCTGCCACTTGTAAAAGAGGGTTTGTTCAGTTCTGTTATGAACCCATTAAGCAAATTATCAACACTTGCATGAACGATCAGAAAGACAAGCTGTGGCCCATGTTGCAGAAACTCGGTGTGACCATGAAATCCGAAGAGAAGGAATTGGCGGGCAAAGCTCTAATGAAGAGGGTTATGCAGACTTGGCTTCCTGCGAGCAATGCCCTTCTTGAAATGATGATCTTTCACCTCCCTTCACCAGCCAAAGCCCAGAAATATCGTGTGGAGAACTTGTATGAGGGCCCACTGGATGATATTTATGCAAATGCTATTAGAAACTGTGATCCGGAGGGCCCTCTCATGCTTTATGTATCTAAGATGATTCCTGCCTCAGATAAAGGAAGATTCTTCGCATTTGGTCGTGTTTTCTCTGGAAAGGTTGCGACTGGAATGAAGGTTAGGATCATGGGACCGAACTATGTACCAGGTCAGAAGAAAGACCTGTACGTGAAGAGTGTGCAGAGAACTGTTATCTGGATGGGTAAGAGGCAAGAGTCCGTTGAAGATGTTCCCTGTGGGAACACAGTAGCTATGGTTGGGTTGGATCAGTTCATCACCAAGAACGCCACCCTAACTAATGAGAAGGAAGTTGATGCCCACCCAATCAGGGCAATGAAATTCTCTGTTTCCCCGGTCGTCCGTGTTGCAGTACAATGTAAAGTTGCATCTGACCTTCCGAAACTTGTTGAAGGTTTAAAACGGTTGGCGAAATCCGATCCTATGGTGGTTTGTACTATTGAAGAGTCCGGCGAACATATTATTGCTGGTGCTGGAGAACTTCATCTGGAGATTTGTTTGAAGGACTTGCAGGAAGATTTCATGGGAGGGGCGGAAATCGTAGTTTCCCCTCCGGTCGTCTCCTTCCGTGAAACAGTGCTTGAGCGGTCGTGCCGAACTGTTATGAGCAAGTCGCCGAACAAGCACAACCGTCTCTACATGGAGGCACGGCCCATGGAGGAAGGGCTTGCGGAGGCCATTGATGAAGGTAGAATTGGTCCCCGTGACGATCCTAAAGTGCGAGCCAAGATTCTGTCTGAGGAGTTTCAGTGGGACAAGGAACTTGCCAAGAAGATCTGGTGCTTCGGACCCGAAACCACTGGCCCCAACATGGTCGTCGATATGTGTAAGGGAGTCCAGTACCTCAATGAAATCAAGGATTCTGTTGTTGCTGGCTTCCAGTGGGCATCAAAGGAAGGAGCACTTGCTGAAGAAAACATGCGTGGTATTTGCTTTGAAGTATGCGATGTGGTTCTTCATGCTGATGCAATTCATAGAGGTGGTGGTCAGATCATCCCGACAGCAAGAAGAGTTATTTATGCCTCACAGCTTACCGCTAAACCTAGGCTGCTTGAACCAGTCTACTTGGTGGAGATCCAGGCTCCTGAACAAGCACTTGGTGGTATCTATGGTGTACTCAATCAGAAGAGAGGACATGTGTTTGAAGAGTTGCAGAGGCCCGGTACTCCACTTTACAACATCAAGGCCTACCTCCCTGTTATCGAGTCTTTTGGGTTCTCGAGTACTCTCAGGGCTGCAACATCAGGCCAGGCTTTCCCGCAGTGCGTATTCGACCACTGGGATATGATGTCGGCGGATCCAATGGACCCCAGCTCGCAGGCAGGGCAGATTGTCAGCGAAATCCGGAAGAGGAAGGGCTTGAAGGAGCAGATGACCCCGCTATCCGAGTTCGAGGACAAGCTCTAA
- the LOC109717037 gene encoding uncharacterized protein LOC109717037 has translation MESAPKKRKIEPNRNNSSQTPVDKIVTSPHHSSVPESPAVQVDSRVQQAKKFAVAQAQLEGCLGNYRSFDSPFGNYLVPVIPTRADLFGE, from the exons ATGGAATCCGCGCCGAAGAAAAGGAAGATCGAGCCGAACCG GAATAATTCCTCACAAACTCCGGTTGATAAAATAGTAACATCCCCACATCACTCCTCA GTTCCAGAGAGTCCTGCTGTTCAGGTGGATTCGAGAGTTCAACAGGCCAAGAAATTCGCCGTGGCTCAAGCACAGCTAGAAGGATGTCTCGGGAATTATAGAAGCTTTGACTCTCCCTTTGGAAACTATCTTGTTCCAGTTATCCCGACTCGCGCAGACCTATTTGGTGAATGA